The following are from one region of the Myxocyprinus asiaticus isolate MX2 ecotype Aquarium Trade chromosome 2, UBuf_Myxa_2, whole genome shotgun sequence genome:
- the LOC127411728 gene encoding N-acetylaspartate synthetase-like — translation MHCMSAKMVCETKIVADEHEAIAGSKKDSMIVSSSQMWTSSPSAHERKDEKRNQVFIREFEHSDHEEVRRIFNEGIMERIPNSAFRGLKQQTKIQFIYAFLTVMCYVMTKSFILTFCTPFILMGARYYYSRNFILNYLDCALHTDMADIEAYYMKPTGSCFWVAVLQGQVVGIVAAHGREDDNTVELRRMSVDSRFRGKGIAKALGRRVLEFAMLNNYSAVVLGTTAVKMAAHKLYESLGFRRVGENEDYTLPGMTRSLLERLFFQIRYSRYRLQLNEE, via the exons ATGCATTGTATGTCTGCCAAAATGGTTTGCGAAACTAAAATCGTTGCAGACGAACACGAGGCCATAGCTGGGAGCAAAAAAGATTCAATGATCGTTTCCTCCTCGCAAATGTGGACGTCTTCTCCCAGTGCGCACGAGAGAAAGGATGAAAAACGGAATCAGGTTTTTATCCGCGAGTTTGAACATTCTGACCATGAGGAGGTGCGCCGGATCTTCAACGAGGGAATCATGGAGCGCATACCAAATTCGGCATTTCGGGGTCTAAAACAGCAAACTAAAATCCAGTTTATCTACGCCTTTCTCACAG TAATGTGCTATGTTATGACCAAATCCTTCATACTGACCTTCTGCACACCCTTTATTCTCATGGGTGCACGTTATTACTACAGCAGAAATTTCATACTCAACTACCTGGACTGCGCTCTGCACACTGATATGGCTGACATAGAGGCATATTACATGAAACCCACAG GCTCTTGTTTCTGGGTGGCAGTTTTGCAAGGCCAGGTGGTGGGAATCGTAGCAGCGCATGGTAGAGAAGATGACAACACAGTTGAACTTCGTCGCATGTCTGTGGACTCTCGTTTTCGTGGTAAAGGCATTGCCAAGGCTCTGGGTCGACGTGTTCTAGAGTTTGCCATGTTAAACAACTACTCGGCCGTGGTTCTGGGAACGACTGCAGTCAAGATGGCCGCCCACAAGCTGTACGAGTCATTGGGTTTCCGGCGAGTGGGAGAGAATGAGGACTACACGCTGCCAGGGATGACCCGTTCACTGCTGGAGAGGCTCTTCTTCCAGATCCGCTACAGCCGGTACAGATTACAGCTTAAcgaagagtga